A single window of Pyxidicoccus xibeiensis DNA harbors:
- a CDS encoding RNA polymerase sigma factor, protein MSKPRKEQLSGLGEDVKTSWHRFLDVFEPMRPELYRYCRYLTRSPWAAEDLAQDTLARAFVTLGTLFHEVPNPRGWLFRIASNLWIDRSRRARHEAVLEVEPPAEPATQADPREPREAAGTLLVRLSPQERAAVVLKDVFGLSLEEIADALSTTVGAVKAALHRGRGRLAAPEEPMDRAPAPGALDAFCEAFNARDLERLTALLLDNAVVEIVGVVTEYGKDAPADPRTGSFAGTIAPITHDERGGVPPELLEGYLATSPRCTVHPYRDTHLLLFWYEHVDGPKVRTVMTVDAEGDRILRVRNYFFTPDVIREVCEELQVPYRVNGYRYWPVQH, encoded by the coding sequence ATGAGCAAGCCGCGCAAGGAACAGCTGTCGGGCCTCGGCGAAGACGTGAAGACCTCCTGGCATCGGTTCCTCGATGTCTTCGAGCCGATGCGGCCGGAGCTGTACCGCTACTGCCGGTACCTGACGCGCAGCCCGTGGGCCGCGGAGGACCTGGCGCAGGACACCCTGGCGCGCGCGTTCGTGACGCTGGGGACGCTGTTCCACGAGGTCCCCAACCCGCGCGGCTGGCTGTTCCGGATTGCGTCCAACCTCTGGATTGACCGCTCGCGGCGAGCGCGTCACGAGGCGGTGCTCGAAGTCGAGCCTCCCGCCGAACCGGCGACGCAGGCCGACCCCCGGGAGCCCCGTGAGGCCGCCGGCACGCTGCTCGTCCGGCTGTCGCCGCAGGAGCGCGCCGCGGTGGTGCTCAAGGACGTCTTCGGGCTGTCGCTCGAGGAGATTGCCGATGCGCTCTCCACGACGGTGGGCGCGGTGAAGGCGGCGCTGCATCGCGGGCGCGGCCGGCTGGCGGCGCCCGAGGAGCCAATGGACCGCGCTCCGGCGCCGGGGGCGCTTGATGCGTTCTGCGAGGCGTTCAACGCGCGGGACCTGGAGCGGCTCACCGCCCTGCTGCTCGACAACGCAGTGGTGGAGATTGTCGGCGTCGTCACGGAGTACGGGAAGGACGCGCCCGCGGACCCGCGCACGGGCTCCTTCGCGGGGACGATTGCGCCCATCACCCACGACGAGCGCGGCGGCGTGCCGCCCGAGCTGCTGGAGGGCTACCTGGCGACGAGCCCGCGGTGCACGGTGCATCCGTACCGCGACACGCACCTCCTGCTGTTCTGGTACGAGCATGTCGACGGGCCGAAGGTCCGCACCGTGATGACGGTGGACGCGGAAGGGGACCGCATCCTGCGCGTCCGG